In one Pseudomonas sp. SG20056 genomic region, the following are encoded:
- a CDS encoding excinuclease, with translation MKLRHLIVAAACLAALPSLSQARDTAHFLPFEAAVQEALNAGRLDGSVKFYLAGNKPAGSVSLIKSGVTTSQKTNAFNKSDEAACSWALQSALIRFQNAAKAAGANAVVDLASNYKNIEYKDSQKYECHAGAIMAGVALKGNLANVK, from the coding sequence ATGAAATTGCGCCACCTAATCGTTGCTGCTGCGTGCCTCGCGGCACTGCCAAGCCTCAGCCAGGCCCGCGATACCGCCCACTTCCTGCCCTTCGAGGCCGCCGTACAGGAAGCCCTGAATGCCGGGCGTCTCGACGGCAGCGTCAAGTTCTACCTGGCCGGCAACAAACCGGCCGGATCGGTCAGCCTGATCAAATCCGGCGTGACCACCAGCCAGAAGACCAACGCTTTCAACAAGAGCGATGAAGCCGCCTGCAGCTGGGCCCTGCAGTCCGCGCTGATCCGCTTCCAGAACGCTGCCAAGGCCGCCGGTGCCAATGCCGTGGTTGACCTGGCCAGCAACTACAAGAACATCGAGTATAAGGACAGCCAGAAGTACGAATGCCACGCCGGCGCGATCATGGCGGGCGTCGCACTCAAGGGAAACCTGGCCAATGTCAAATAA
- a CDS encoding cytochrome c: MSNKPTLLSLLGALLLLGSLPALAEVDGQQLYRQHCAKCHAEDGHANTLRGWLYFAQNLSKAKWQDNNSDSDILEAIQEGPGAMPGYAEKLSETEQLVVVRAVRDLRKP; this comes from the coding sequence ATGTCAAATAAGCCAACGCTGCTCAGCCTGCTCGGCGCACTGCTTCTGCTCGGCAGCCTGCCGGCGCTTGCCGAAGTGGATGGCCAGCAGCTGTACCGTCAGCACTGCGCCAAATGCCACGCCGAAGATGGCCACGCCAACACCCTGCGCGGCTGGCTGTACTTTGCACAGAACCTGAGCAAGGCCAAGTGGCAGGACAACAACAGCGACAGCGATATTCTCGAAGCCATTCAGGAAGGCCCAGGCGCCATGCCCGGCTACGCCGAGAAGCTCAGCGAAACCGAACAGCTGGTGGTGGTAAGGGCCGTGCGCGATTTGCGTAAGCCTTAA
- the hemE gene encoding uroporphyrinogen decarboxylase, translating to MTALKNDRFLRALLKQPVDVTPVWMMRQAGRYLPEYRATRAKAGNFVNLMKNPELACEVTIQPLDRYPQLDAAILFSDILTIPDAMGQGLYFETGEGPRFKKVISSMADIEALPIPDPEQDLGYVMDAVRTIRRELNGRVPLIGFTGSPWTLATYMVEGGSSKDFRKSKAMLYDNPQAMHALLGKLAQSVTAYLNGQIKAGAQAVQIFDSWGGSLSAAAYQEFSLAYMQKIIDGLIREHDGRRVPVILFTKGGGLWLESMADSGAEALGLDWTCDIGSARTRVGNKVALQGNMDPSVLYANPAAIRAEVGRILAAYGHGSGQVFNLGHGITPEVNPAHAGAFFEAVHELSAQYHQ from the coding sequence ATGACCGCCCTGAAGAACGACCGCTTCCTTCGTGCTCTGCTCAAGCAACCTGTCGACGTCACCCCCGTGTGGATGATGCGTCAGGCCGGTCGTTATCTGCCGGAATACCGCGCCACTCGTGCCAAGGCCGGTAACTTCGTCAACTTGATGAAGAACCCGGAGCTGGCCTGTGAGGTCACCATTCAGCCGCTGGATCGCTACCCGCAACTGGACGCTGCGATTCTGTTCTCGGACATCCTGACCATCCCCGATGCCATGGGCCAGGGCCTGTATTTTGAAACCGGTGAAGGCCCGCGCTTCAAGAAGGTCATCAGTTCGATGGCAGATATCGAGGCGCTGCCGATTCCCGATCCGGAGCAGGACCTGGGTTATGTGATGGACGCCGTGCGTACCATTCGCCGTGAGTTGAATGGCCGCGTGCCATTGATCGGCTTTACCGGCAGCCCCTGGACGCTGGCCACCTATATGGTCGAAGGCGGCTCGTCGAAGGACTTCCGCAAGTCCAAAGCCATGCTCTACGACAACCCGCAGGCCATGCACGCGCTGCTCGGCAAGCTGGCGCAGTCGGTAACCGCCTACCTCAACGGGCAGATCAAGGCCGGTGCGCAGGCCGTGCAGATTTTCGATTCCTGGGGTGGTTCGCTGTCGGCAGCGGCGTATCAGGAGTTCTCCCTGGCCTATATGCAGAAGATCATCGACGGCCTGATCCGCGAGCACGATGGTCGCCGCGTACCGGTGATTCTGTTCACCAAAGGGGGCGGTCTATGGCTGGAGTCGATGGCTGACAGCGGTGCCGAAGCCCTGGGCCTGGACTGGACCTGCGATATCGGCAGCGCTCGCACCCGCGTCGGCAATAAGGTGGCGCTGCAGGGCAATATGGACCCGAGCGTGCTGTACGCCAACCCGGCGGCGATTCGCGCCGAAGTCGGGCGTATTCTTGCGGCTTACGGTCATGGCAGCGGTCAGGTGTTCAACCTCGGCCACGGCATCACCCCTGAAGTTAATCCAGCCCACGCGGGGGCGTTCTTCGAAGCGGTGCATGAGTTGTCGGCGCAATACCATCAATAA